A stretch of DNA from Lycium ferocissimum isolate CSIRO_LF1 chromosome 4, AGI_CSIRO_Lferr_CH_V1, whole genome shotgun sequence:
AGAAAAATGATTCGACTAATAAAGCACTAGTTCAGTGATTTGACAAATTATATATGGCAGGAGAAACATGATGTGCGGAGAAACATTTTCATGATTTGACAAACTGACAAATTATATATAGCAGTAGATTATCAACAATGCTACATGATGTGAGGAGAGACATTTTCCTGAACGTGGTTATATTTGATCGAGGTAATAATAGAAAGTCGTTAATCTTACTGGATAAGTCAAATCAACTAAGTGATAAAGGAAAGTCACTCTTGTGCTCACTCTCTTGGATAAGTTAATCTCGTGCTCTTATTTATTAGTACATACGGAGTATATCAATTGTAGGAGTCGTTTGGTTACCGTGATGGAATAGACAAGGATATCTTATGAGTTGGGATAGCTAATCCTATCATCTTAGTACAAATGATTCTCGTGACTAATTTATACCCATAATCAAACACGGGATAAAACAATCACATTTTATTCCAAGACTGGTATTATTGTCTTGTCATTCCACCACCAAATTATGTGGTTCATCGGATGGAGCTACTTCTTAACCAGTAGCTCGAATTCCAGTCTTGAGTATGGAGAAGGCACTTCCCCCTAATAGTCTGACATGGCGCGAATCCAAATTTAATCAGGCTCCAAAACGGATATCTGATACcgatgtgaaaaaaaaaaaaaaaaaaaaaagcttgttATTCCACTAGGGTTACATGCCTGTccatatatcatgcatgcatggagtccggaacaaaaatgctgtaaaaaaaaattttttgaaccaaaataccccaacaaaaaaaaatgttaccaatgtacctttagcgcagtattttctTTTAAAGCACTTAACTTAATAAATGCAgattaagtgctttagcgcgtGAAAATGCGCTAAAGCATGAGATTTTCTTGTGTGCCCTATAACGCGATTTTCTTTGCGTTATCTATCATAAATTGATAAACTGCGTTATACTCTTCAACATAAACCGATCGGGTTCCACCACTGGTCCCCTCCagtcgttttaaaaaaaaaaaaaaaggaaaccgCCATTGACGGAGAAAAAAGAGGTGGTCCCACTTCCAAAAACGTCACtttctattaaatttaaatccgGAAAGTTTAGATTAACTCGTATATTAAGTCGAGAGCCAGATTCTAAGttcaaattttgggaaaaagcgGCGTAGAACTCGATTAAATAACTCtacaaaaaatcttcgattaaggttttttactatgaacttttgttattaatttgttatatacattatattctaagcatgcttaacatttaatccttgctatgtttcaaaaaaaaaaaaacaattttttttttgttttttttggatCGCAAAATGGTGGCTTTTGCCCTTTGTtccgatttttttattttttttggtttaattcaatatttgttaaatgtttatgaattgttaatttgttaaatgtttatgaattgttaatttgttatatgtttatgagttgttaatttgttaattatttatgaattgttagtgaattattattttgttaaatattaattatgaatttattagttgttaaatattgtttatgaattgaaagaaattgattggtaatgaattattatgttgttaacactttgattggatgattgttatgtattattttgacatttttcgtattgtgtcatattgtataggaccaaatcaatggttacataaaataggacctttcGTTGTTACATAAAAACTATCTAAAAAAGTatacaatcaaaacaaacattgtatttaaattaacaacataatataatacaataggtaacaaccatccagataagttgtaaatgattatgaattgttatctatataattttaaaagcgtgaatatatatatgttaaataaaaaaaagattatctaaaaaagaatagttaaagttcttcttttcataaatacataagttaacgataaaaatgtaaagattatctaaaaaagtaacaatcaaaacaaacattgtatttaaattaacaacataatataatacaataggtaacaaccatccagataagttgtaaatgattatgaattgttatctatataattttaaaagcgtgaatatatatatgttaaataaaaaaaaattatccaaaaaaaaattagttaaagtacttcttttcataaatacataagttaacgataaaaatgtaaagtatgtagaaaaatatgtggtcgacgaatatactcttttagtctaattttatcGTAGGCCGTGTTGGttatttggtcaactaaaatatatcacatactcaaaatagagttctaaacaaatattaccgaatttcgattctcaaactaattaacttaagaTGATTCTCaaaaaagtctttgccatcacatatgtgtccttactatcacatattaaatttacgcatatccatgttaattattcataagatataatactacataattcacatattccctacaaattattaattagttaatataatttatctttcatttcaagaataatgactaatttagttttgtACAGACcggactctttcatggatccgaatgttccTCCTGGGCCCGATGTTCCCCCGGGGCCCAATGCTCACGCGGGACCCTCTGTTCACCCGGGACCCTCTAATAGATCAGTATTGTCTTTACAAGACAATCATAGATCAGACTTATTGGAGCATTTGGACCGCCTCGGGAGACTACGGTAGGGGGGGGGCTGTTTTGGCGTATCTTTACAGATGCCTGTGCCGAGCGTCTATTGGAGTTGTCACagatgtgtgtggattttttgttgttctccaggtaatattttaagtatgcCTTCCTTTAATGTAGACAAAACTCTTGAAAAGACGActtaaaaatcgtattttctaatatcgctGTACAGTTATGGGCATGGGAGAGGATGTCGCCTTTTCGTACCTAGGCATCACATCGACATTGACATGCCTTATGCGAGGAGGTGGACGAGCGGGTTTTGATCGGGATGTGGATATGCACCACAAAGTGATTCTACCATTCGGGACCAGGCTTGATCACATGACGGACGATGCggtaaaacaatttaaatttacattaataatttaattaaacgtcttttcGACTTGGTGATCAccgatttgtatgtatatgttatgcggctatttatatggacgccgtacGCCGCTATATTAGATGGTTTGCGGCCTATAGGGCGAGTCGGGGGGGGGGTTTggatgtcgcggtgtccattgatacacacGGACATCGTAGAGGTAGAGGAGCACACTGCCGAGCGTGTCTTACGGCGCTTTGGGCATACACGAGTATACCCCCGACGTCCGTCGCGAGCTCCGACACTACCGGGGGACGATCGGGCCgcgttgatgatgattttaccgCTTTTATGGATGTTCGACTCCACCGTTGGGAGAACGGAGTTGGGCACTTTAGTCAAGTCGTCGGCGCCATTTGACTCCCATTCGGCCATTACACGCGGCGGTATCATCGGATCACACGCCGATTGATCGGCAACCTACGACTGCGTCCCTCGGGGACGTAGGATACCGACTCGCCGGCGCacgaggcattggtaagtttatcgtatttagatttatttaatcgcATTGAatgttacgttttaaaaaataactttttttttttctgttgaacACAAATGCAGCTGGTGGCCGTACAGCGTTTACGCATGttggggttagagcatatgcctTACCCTGGGCTTGCGGGGCTTGCGGCGGAGATGGTACGGATATCGGAGGATGGTATCCGGCGGTAGGCGAGATTAGGCGCGAGGAGGAGCCTATTCCTCGAGGCTTTCCACTATCGTGCGGCGCCGGGAGAGGGACCCGGTGCCCCGAGGAGGAGGGACCGGGTGCTCACAGGCGCGGCCGGTGGCCGCGCAGGACGCCGTCCGGCCGGGGACGCCGTGCGCGCAGAGGCCGCGGTGCCGCCGCGCAGGACCTGGTGGTGGAGGACACCGCTACGGTAGATGAAACGGATGAGGCCGGTCCCGTTCCGAGGAGGGCGTTCACGGTCCGGATCCATCCGCAATTCCCGGGCCGGTGGCGGCTCACTTCGGGAACTCACCTACGTTCTGTGCGGCGCGCTGCGGCGAGATACACCGGGGTCGTCATCTGTCCGAGGAAACCGGAATGCATACATGGAGGGGAGCGTGATAACGTTGATTGGGCGGCGTTACGCGGCTTCATTAGCCGATGAGCGGCACgtgaggaatttagagggaCCCGGGATTCTTGACCGATGAGTTTTTGATCCCGATTAGTATTTAAAATGCttatttattcatttaaattatttatttaaatatatatatatgttactcattatttagtaatattttatattttaggattcgagCGCGCCGGTCCACGAGCCACCCACTCGGGCGTTTTCTCATGGGTCGTAGAGCCGGCGGTGTCTTCCCATGACCACCGAGCCACGGagtaagctttttattaaaatttcttttattcaacataaggtcaatatttaatatatatatatttgattatttaaagtacttattttaaatatgtatgttacttattatttcgttagtttgatattttaggattcgacgCCGGCGGGCCACAGGAGCGACCCATTCGGGAACGTGGCAGTCGGCCTGCCGAGAGACggtgtcttctcatgagactGCGGGGGCGCAAGtaagttttttacttaaaactacttttattcaatataaggtaaatatttatttaatttttataacctttacttggactTCGAACGACATCTCGTCCggagactacctcatattcaccaccacACCCCATACGAGGAGCCTACGGACCCATCTCGGGGGCTGCTACCTGGCGCCGGGTCGACACACgggtttgattaaataaataacgttaatgtattcaatataaataagaaatggtactaattattatatacttttcgggttcatccttcggcgcaCGAGGTGGCGACTCCCGAGACGAGAAGTGGTTGAGTCTCCGGACTTAGCTCGGCCTCGAGGTTCGAGCGTGCCGGCGAAACGGATCCCgaagaagcacgttctagtcCGGAGGGCGCACGGGCTAgggaagaggagatgatcatgacttggagcgtccggttattaagaggaagaaggacgatggagacgatggcgaggCGGTGGGGATGGCATGAGCCTTGGCCTAGGGATAGTCTCGGCATACTACATATGGGACCCCATCcacgatagtgtatatacattagtgttatacaatttatcgtaaatattatatatttttgcatatttatatatattatcttagtttttattattgtttatagtttcacatcctaaattgataaaaaaaagcTGACACgttaaaataaagttaagcattaatttaaaaataagacgaaacctaaaaataaataacgtaaagctaatgactacaagtcttcaaacaaaaaaggacttgaaagacttttcaaccactaaagcGACAATCCAGTATTGCGTATTAACTTTTtatgtattgagcctatcttattaattgtacaaatataaaaagaggttctatataaaatattaaagttttggagtatcaaagcatgattaatatacggctaaactacgtaaaaaggtaaaatagaaaatggCGGACTCTATAAGCGGTAAAATAATGCGCTATAGCTAAAACCCATCTATCTATAGCGCattaaaatactgcgttatagggGAGAGAAGACAactcctttagcgcagtaaaatactgcccTAAAGGTACattggtaacttttttttttgttggggtattttggttcaaaatttttttttttaagccatttTTGTTCCGGGCTCTGCATGCATGTAGCTGTTTGATGTGAGATCAAGCAAAGAGCTGTAAATGTGTTGCCTGTCTTGACATTGACGGATGGGAAGGATGTCCACAACATTCTTTAATTTCTCTTGCTTCAAAAACCAGTGCTTACTACTTGGGTACTATTTTCTTATGAAGCATATAAAATTGATTACATTTTAGAGCGGACGACTGACACCTTTGACAAAAGTAGTGATAAACAAGCTGCCAGAGCAGCTTACCTAATCCCAATATTATCGATAAAGCAACTCGTAGAAATCATTGCAGCTTGGGCAGCAGAGTCATTTTTGACTAGGATTAGTGAATGGCTTATAGCCTTACATGCGCTAAAAGCATGAATAGATATTATAGGCTTAACACATCGATAACTTCTTAAATTTGacactaaattttattttgatgttCGAATTACATATTTCAATTGAGTACCTAACACATCATAAAGTGTTTTTATTAGccattttcaattcaaatttgaaaaagaaaaaaaaaaacaaattgtgCGTGTTCTCAAGCAGTTATTAGGTAGTTAAGTTAACCACATAAATATATGGAATCTCCTTTAACCATATTCATCACCTCAATTGGTATAAACATGAGGTTTTACGGCTTATTGAGGCTAATGTATATAATTAAAAGaggtgacatattttaagtgaTTAACTTATCTTCATAATAAGAGCTTGAGAAcacgcgcaaaaaaaaaaaatcaaaatttgaatcGAAAGTGTCAATAGAAACACTTTATCACGTGTTCAGGTGTTCAATTGGAATAAGGGCCGAttcgagtgtctaaatgaaactaCTGACAAGTTTAAGAGAATGTCAATGTATAACgtcattattatattatcagTATATTTTAACCTCTTATAAGTCATAATAACATGTTTTATTTTCTAGGTTATTAACCTCATTTATTATGAACAATTACCCATAATTATCTTTTTAGTGATTTGATAGTGTGAAAATTCATTTGTACTTTCAGTGTATGGAAGTAAACTCTCTATGGATACACTAGGGTTTTCAAGGTCCAAAGGTAGGAAATGACTGAAATCAACTCATCTCAAGTAAATCTTCACTATCTCAGACAAATGTGTTCGATTTATCAAAGCCATCTTGGTTTTTCCTCTTGTCTGAGGCTGCACCAAACGTGTGATATAAACTTTTCAGATAATTCAGGAATAGAGCATTAAAAGCAGCAGTAAGATGGTTATTAACAATTGATATAtctaaaaatgtatatgtaACATCCTAGTACATGGTCAGAGCAGGAGTTCTTAGGTACAAACATAGTGCTGTCTTACACACCTACATGCACATTACATCCAacaaaaaagggggaagaagttataaaacataaatcacccaaagaaaaaataattagctACAGAGATTTGGTATGCACACACCACCATCTGGATTTTGCTGTTCCTTCCATATCCTTCCAGTAACTCGAAGTTTCAGCTCTTTCCGGTCACCCCCAGAAAAGAAAAGCGCCATGTTACGCTGGATTATAAGACCATCATGACTGTCCCTGACCTTGCGATGACTATCTCGGATACTTCTTGGGGTACCCTCCCATATGAGCTTTCTACCATTTCCTCCTACCTCTAGACTGTAGCTGTAATTGCGTGCATCCGTTTCGTCGCCCATGAAGCGTAAAAATGCCATATAAACAGGGGCCATGCCAAGCTGGAATGCCTCGAAATGGAGACAGAAATACTGCCCAAAACAGTGGAAGACCTGATAAAGGACCAAGAAGAAGAATCTGTCTGTTAAAGCACACTACTTTTAAGGAAGTTGCTGCAAGAATAAACTTGGACACGTGAACAAAAGCATGAATGGGGTACAATTATTTCCTAATCCTACAGTCGAAGACTGAACAAAAGGAGAGTACACACATGCCCAAAGCATGCCTACGAAAACTCGCGCCCCAGCTTATCTCATATTAGAATCTGTCAAAGCAAAAAGTTCTAGTCCTCCTTTGACATTATAAAAGGAattcatgtttttaatttgGAGACAAGCTTTTCTAAAAATCGGATTGGAAATGACAGGATAGAACACAATGTCCATAAGGTGAACTTTTCATTCTTCATTATCGCAATAAGCTCTGTACATAAATTGGATCAAAACATTTTAACCTTTCAATATAATGATTTCAGATATTTTCCAATGGATGCCATCAAAAGTATAGACTGTTACTAAATGTAGCGAGATTGACCTACTAAGAAAAAGAGACAGGAATAAAGGacgtttttttaaaagaaaataatgaggAATCCAGGACACACGTTATgacaaaataaaaggaaatagaGAGAACATTTGGActacaaaaacataagaaatGGCGGATATTTTGGCATCCAAGTGTTCCCTTGTCAATAATTCATCCATTGACTTGTTGCAAGTTCAGTTTTAAGCATTAGGGTGGTTACTGTGAACTTAAACAGAAACCCCATTAAACACATAAGCTATTGGACAGCAACAAAACAAAATGTTATTTGATACTTATTATTTATTCCCAATAATATAAGATGCTGGAGTTACCGTCAACATCCATGTGGCATTTTCTACTTCACGAGGATTAGACTTCACATAACGATGGTTGAACGTGCATCCCGTGTGCATATCCACTTTGTGATCATCTCTTAAATGCGTAACCAAATAAGGGATGTCCCCTGTCATTGAACACTCTGACCCAGCATATGGGCAACTGTACGGTCTAAAATTGCACAATGTTTCATGCTTGAGTTTGCTGTAATATGGGAATATTTCTGGGCACcccaaagaaaaatatttgcaaGGCAGTTCAAGTGACTCTGCCACCTTCTCTAGCGCTAAACACCTTATATCACCAAGCTCTTGTCTGCATGTCGGACATCGATTGTGCACCCTCGTTTTGCAGGTTGAACAAAGCGTGTGCCCGTTGTGACACTGCAAAACAAACAAATTTTCAACTGACTACTTTAAGACCATTCGGATGGAGTTAAAATTCAAATACTTAATGAACAATATGAACCTTGATATGTATTAAAGTTTATCAGTTGACCTAGCCAGTTTTGCACCAAGGTGTTTTATGCACATCTACTTTATCCAAAGAAAACTTTTAAGCACATCTACAAAGAGTTTATGCATCAAGGAGAATCATATGGAAGAGAAGTTTAGATGTGTGAAAATTTAGGGACAAGAGAAGGGAAATATTAATAATCATCCCTCAGTAGTAATACAGCACAACATTTTCTTGGCACATACATCTCAAGTCTATCTGATGTAGCTCTTAGTGGCAATATTCTAAGCCTTCACATAGCATCGGATCTAAATATCAAAGAGAAAAGGTAGCGCTTAGTATTAGGAGAAGCGATAGCTACCAGATTTAGGCACAGAATCCATTATCAAGTAGGAGTATtatttacctttttctctttttctttggaAGGCCAACAATCTGATTTTTACATAACAACAAATTTACACAGTATAATGTTACAAGCCATGTGCAAAAACTGTCACTAGCGCATGAATATAATTGTTTTTATTCAGACTTGATAATTGTTCTCATCCACTTGATTGTACTGTGCAGTGAAGAATGATGCAGTCAAAAGGAATCACCTGAAATAGATTCCCAAGAGCGTACCAAAATGATTTGCCTGCTACTAgtaaattgaaaagaaaaggaaacgtCTACTTTCTGTTAAAGAATTCCTAGCGGCTAGCGCCATAGGGCATtaaccattttcctttctttcttttttcgaaaaattggtATCAACCAGTTTCTAAAAAGGACACACTGGATAATTCACCCGAAAAGGAAATGTCTACTTTCTGATTAAATAATCCCTGGCAGCATCGACCATTTCCTAGAAGGCCATATTGGATTATCTACCCTCACTCAGGTACAAGTTCTACACCTTGTCCAGCAATGTATGACCACTAAGTAAGGAATTACAAGATTTTAATCGTTACATATGCATCAAGGATTATCAGAAATGTTCTTTTTAAATCCTTCCTATGCTTCTGCTTCAGGATTCGCGTCATAGCCTTTAAAGGGCTGGATTAAAGTGGGATAAAAAGTAGCCCATCTTCTGTAATAAAATTTAACTCGGGACTAAACTTTAGACTAGTAATCCCTCCAATGGAGGATCACTATCTAATGGTAAGGGAAATTTCTTATATAACTTTTGCACTTATTTGTATTAAGGTTGGTAACCAAACTTTCATCGAATGTTATATCAAAAGGTTGGACTAGATCAGGATATCTGGTTATTAATTCAGAATACTATTAAGTGTGACAGATCAACTTACAACCCAATGAATAGCATCCCTTATTTTAGATCTATTTTTCAGATATCCTGCTTTCAACCAAATGATCCCATTACTTTTATCCTGACGATACTAAAGCATGCAAACAATACAGAATTTGGCTACATCAATGCAatctactccaacaaccacagGCAGCCCAAGTCTAGATCAACAGCAAAATGACAATACATTACAAGAACGGCACTCGTTAAGTTGCTCGGTCTCGGGTGTGGGTGtctattttcttcaatttcaccttAGTTTTTGTTTTGACTACAGAAATTATTGTATTTGTCCCGAAATTCTCcgtcgattttggtcaaagtacccaAAATTGGTTGACCAAATCCAGTACGGATGCCACACCCACACCGTGTggacacgggtgcggcaccAAAAGtaaagagtccgagcaacttaggtACCGACACCACCAAATTGTGGTCTGGtgttaaattttctt
This window harbors:
- the LOC132051711 gene encoding E3 ubiquitin-protein ligase SINAT3-like, giving the protein MEEMEMDSIECVSLMDGVEDEEIQSSVSSHQYPSSGKPNNIAPVGIVPTSVHELLECPVCTNSMYPPIHQCHNGHTLCSTCKTRVHNRCPTCRQELGDIRCLALEKVAESLELPCKYFSLGCPEIFPYYSKLKHETLCNFRPYSCPYAGSECSMTGDIPYLVTHLRDDHKVDMHTGCTFNHRYVKSNPREVENATWMLTVFHCFGQYFCLHFEAFQLGMAPVYMAFLRFMGDETDARNYSYSLEVGGNGRKLIWEGTPRSIRDSHRKVRDSHDGLIIQRNMALFFSGGDRKELKLRVTGRIWKEQQNPDGGVCIPNLCS